The sequence TGTGAAGATACCTGTGGATAATTTCACCCTTAATAAAAGCTTCTGTGCTTGTATTTGCTTGTGTAGCTGTTTATTCTGATTTGTCCTGTTGTTCCTCACTAAAGGGCTGGATAGAGCATCATGGGCAGCTCGGCAGGTTATAGACGAGGACGGGCTCCATAACGGGGAGAGCCTGGACATCCACACCATCGGTGGGCCTCACCTAGCTGATTCCCAGGAGGGGGTGAGGATATATCTCCAGTCTGTAAAAGGCCTGCAGCCCGTCAGTGAGGACCAGGTTCAGAAGTTCCCCTCCCGGGCCAGTCACACGGATGACCTGGCTCTCCTCCAGCGCATGGGCCCCCAGCTGTGCGGCCTGAAGAGGCCCAATTCCCTGGCCGTCCCCTGGATGACCACGGCGTCCGGCCTGCTGCACCATCCCCCCAGCCCCGTCATGTCCATGTCCCCCCAGGCCACCTACATGTCTAAGATCATCCCCAATGCCGTGCTGCCACCCTCCATCGACGTGGTGGAGATTAGCCATAACCGCAGCCGGAGCAGTGTCCGTACCGTCAGTAAGAGCAGACTGCTGCTGGCCAGCCCTGCCTCCTCCAGAGCCTCCTCCCGCGCCTCTGCCATGTCCTCCACCTCCCGATACAACCCACCACACTTCTCTGACAGCTCTGGATGGAGCCACTCTGAGTCCTCTGAGACCCTGGTGTCTGACTCCTCCACCGTCTCCTCCAACAGCACCACCAGACAGGGGGGGGATGGGGAGGGCTCATCCAGGGAAATGGCCCTGGACAGAGAGAGTATCCACTCCTCTGTCAGTAAGGCCTCCAGGACCTCAACCATCAAAGGCAAGGGGAAAGCCAGAGGGGATGATGGCAAACAGGAGGGGCCCTTCATCCGGAGCCTATCTGTGATGAAGTCCAAGAGGGCACCGGCCCCACCCAGCCGCTCCTACTCCTTACACAAGGACAAGATGAAGCGGCGCTCGCGGGACCTGACTGACATCAGGGTGGCTGCCCTTCCCCAAAGCAGCCCAGTCCGTGGTGGGGAGGCTAAGGCTGTCAGTGCTGGGGAGACCGGCTCTTCTCCCATGCCCTCCAGTAACAAAAGTAGCCCTGGATACACAGCAGACACCAGCTCTCTGGATGAGTCCTCGGGCTCTGTGACCACCAACTCCTTTAACACCCGACagcaggcagccagggaagaggagagaaatgAGCAGCCAGGCTCCACAGGCTTCTCTCCCCAGAAACAGACCCCCCAGGAAAACATCCTGAAGAAGACTGTTTCCCCCTCCAGCGGCTACCCCAGCCCGGGTGGCATGCCCACCCTCCCCTCCGAACAGACCCATAACTCATCCCCAGGAAACAAGAGGGGCATCCTGGCCAAATTAGCAAGCATTTTCCCCAAGGCACCATCCCCATCACCTGTTATTCAGCCACAGGCCTCTGACAGCAGTAAGACGCCTCGTCCATCCCCTCCAGTCGACACTGTAACTTCCTCACCTTCAGTCATGGCACTCAGAGAGCTGTTCAACATCCCTCCCCCACCCAAAGTGTgtgccccctctcctcctcccccggAGGTATGGGCACACAACAAGCGCACTTTTGAACTGCTGCTAGGTCCCCCGGCCCCCAACAACACGGATACGGTGGTGCGAAAGAACCCAAAGGATCGACGACAGCAGATGCAGTCTCCTTCCACATCAAGAGAGGCTTCTGTTAAGAATGTGTCacctgagaggagaggtgaggagtctGCACCAGAGCAGGAGGCAGGAGGTGTGCTAGAGAGGGTCACTGAGCCTCTGTCTAAAGAGCAGACCGGTAATCCAGCAGCACTAACATCTGTGTCAGGAAGGGGTCAGGAGAGTCCAAAGGTCCAGGAAAAAGATGGGTTGAGTCCAGTGGTTATAGAAGTGGGAGATAAAGGACCGACTCAAATAGAGCCTTCTGAAGGTATGAAAAGGAATAGTGAAGTGTCACAGAAAGTTGAACAAGAGAGGGTACAAGGAAGTCAGTTGGTGGTTGAACCAGAGAAGGTCAAGGTTAGTCAGATGATAGGTAAACTAGAGAAGGTCCAGGCAAGTCGGTTGGTAAATGAAAAGTCAGTGAACGCCTCAGTCGCTCCAGGAAGGGGCCTAGGAAAAGTAAAGCCAGAAATACAGACTCCTGCTACAGAGAAAAGGACTGAATCTCAACTTAAAATGGACACGCTGTCTATGCTTAGCCCTGCTCTAGCACGCATCTCGccatctccttctcctcccccagcACACTATCCTCCCCTTCCCCCTTCCAAACAGACCACGCCAGTGACCATACTTGGGGTCCCCTCAGATTCTACACCCGCTCCAGAGCTCCCACTAGTCTACCCCACTGAGGAATCCTTCTGgcctcctcccccacctcccaTGGACTTGGCCACCCTTGGCGATGAGCTTgacctccctcttcccccacCACCCAGTGGTTGTGAGGAGGGGGTTATGACAGAACCTGTGCCCCCTGTTTCAGAGGGGACAGTGGGTGCTCCAAACCCTGCCCGACCTGCACCTCAAGAAGTTTCATCTGTACCCCAGGGAATACCGCAACCCAGTCCAGGGATCACAGAGTGCCAGAACCAAGAGAAGTCCCTCAGCAAGAGTTCT is a genomic window of Salvelinus namaycush isolate Seneca chromosome 15, SaNama_1.0, whole genome shotgun sequence containing:
- the LOC120060261 gene encoding uncharacterized protein KIAA1522 homolog isoform X1, whose product is MSGRESVGDLIPQDVAEVFAHERQTKGVRRKKRGGSLGRAFSWFKGKKKKEVNANGQIQDFHSVGPKTGKISPQGHSHAVPKQEDEGTHVPSHIQENVFIEGSRPKYLEDLHTEAQEGLKLQQQEETNNGVDYQDDQSIASTVTRQPDETESDSYRERRGSLSDSTILDTMSQVSTRSAVSTQSSRSGLTRQASTFRPLKSEKKPEKAKARRRHRRTTVMGIPQHIQRELGLDRASWAARQVIDEDGLHNGESLDIHTIGGPHLADSQEGVRIYLQSVKGLQPVSEDQVQKFPSRASHTDDLALLQRMGPQLCGLKRPNSLAVPWMTTASGLLHHPPSPVMSMSPQATYMSKIIPNAVLPPSIDVVEISHNRSRSSVRTVSKSRLLLASPASSRASSRASAMSSTSRYNPPHFSDSSGWSHSESSETLVSDSSTVSSNSTTRQGGDGEGSSREMALDRESIHSSVSKASRTSTIKGKGKARGDDGKQEGPFIRSLSVMKSKRAPAPPSRSYSLHKDKMKRRSRDLTDIRVAALPQSSPVRGGEAKAVSAGETGSSPMPSSNKSSPGYTADTSSLDESSGSVTTNSFNTRQQAAREEERNEQPGSTGFSPQKQTPQENILKKTVSPSSGYPSPGGMPTLPSEQTHNSSPGNKRGILAKLASIFPKAPSPSPVIQPQASDSSKTPRPSPPVDTVTSSPSVMALRELFNIPPPPKVCAPSPPPPEVWAHNKRTFELLLGPPAPNNTDTVVRKNPKDRRQQMQSPSTSREASVKNVSPERRGEESAPEQEAGGVLERVTEPLSKEQTGNPAALTSVSGRGQESPKVQEKDGLSPVVIEVGDKGPTQIEPSEGMKRNSEVSQKVEQERVQGSQLVVEPEKVKVSQMIGKLEKVQASRLVNEKSVNASVAPGRGLGKVKPEIQTPATEKRTESQLKMDTLSMLSPALARISPSPSPPPAHYPPLPPSKQTTPVTILGVPSDSTPAPELPLVYPTEESFWPPPPPPMDLATLGDELDLPLPPPPSGCEEGVMTEPVPPVSEGTVGAPNPARPAPQEVSSVPQGIPQPSPGITECQNQEKSLSKSSPTPPEEAPTPVVTPSLLQMVKLRSVNNGNQGLKKDQSQGQNHTEVTLRAKQPSNGEAPQKPIRRSLIMTAPPPTVTSPPTTVVSQLSTATVPEAALTSATVPEAALTSAPTTTTTKFQPSIVNLPSKSSTVTSPTSKSPPASATMRMQEAIRLRTETRSKEGPPSHLSLHSPTSPTGLKFPSSTASFIPSSTASFIFAKSTKKVVIETLSTPEAQANLTKNLVAELSSMSNPAKSTETQEVAGKVPPPVARKPRLKVTDAEPSVETEHVQTAGQEAQPADNTEDAPEAPNGTAVSFEVSPPST
- the LOC120060261 gene encoding uncharacterized protein KIAA1522 homolog isoform X3 codes for the protein MSGRESVGDLIPQDVAEVFAHERQTKGVRRKKRGGSLGRAFSWFKGKKKKEVNANGQIQDFHSVGPKTVPKQEDEGTHVPSHIQENVFIEGSRPKYLEDLHTEAQEGLKLQQQEETNNGVDYQDDQSIASTVTRQPDETESDSYRERRGSLSDSTILDTMSQVSTRSAVSTQSSRSGLTRQASTFRPLKSEKKPEKAKARRRHRRTTVMGIPQHIQRELGLDRASWAARQVIDEDGLHNGESLDIHTIGGPHLADSQEGVRIYLQSVKGLQPVSEDQVQKFPSRASHTDDLALLQRMGPQLCGLKRPNSLAVPWMTTASGLLHHPPSPVMSMSPQATYMSKIIPNAVLPPSIDVVEISHNRSRSSVRTVSKSRLLLASPASSRASSRASAMSSTSRYNPPHFSDSSGWSHSESSETLVSDSSTVSSNSTTRQGGDGEGSSREMALDRESIHSSVSKASRTSTIKGKGKARGDDGKQEGPFIRSLSVMKSKRAPAPPSRSYSLHKDKMKRRSRDLTDIRVAALPQSSPVRGGEAKAVSAGETGSSPMPSSNKSSPGYTADTSSLDESSGSVTTNSFNTRQQAAREEERNEQPGSTGFSPQKQTPQENILKKTVSPSSGYPSPGGMPTLPSEQTHNSSPGNKRGILAKLASIFPKAPSPSPVIQPQASDSSKTPRPSPPVDTVTSSPSVMALRELFNIPPPPKVCAPSPPPPEVWAHNKRTFELLLGPPAPNNTDTVVRKNPKDRRQQMQSPSTSREASVKNVSPERRGEESAPEQEAGGVLERVTEPLSKEQTGNPAALTSVSGRGQESPKVQEKDGLSPVVIEVGDKGPTQIEPSEGMKRNSEVSQKVEQERVQGSQLVVEPEKVKVSQMIGKLEKVQASRLVNEKSVNASVAPGRGLGKVKPEIQTPATEKRTESQLKMDTLSMLSPALARISPSPSPPPAHYPPLPPSKQTTPVTILGVPSDSTPAPELPLVYPTEESFWPPPPPPMDLATLGDELDLPLPPPPSGCEEGVMTEPVPPVSEGTVGAPNPARPAPQEVSSVPQGIPQPSPGITECQNQEKSLSKSSPTPPEEAPTPVVTPSLLQMVKLRSVNNGNQGLKKDQSQGQNHTEVTLRAKQPSNGEAPQKPIRRSLIMTAPPPTVTSPPTTVVSQLSTATVPEAALTSATVPEAALTSAPTTTTTKFQPSIVNLPSKSSTVTSPTSKSPPASATMRMQEAIRLRTETRSKEGPPSHLSLHSPTSPTGLKFPSSTASFIPSSTASFIFAKSTKKVVIETLSTPEAQANLTKNLVAELSSMSNPAKSTETQEVAGKVPPPVARKPRLKVTDAEPSVETEHVQTAGQEAQPADNTEDAPEAPNGTAVSFEVSPPST
- the LOC120060261 gene encoding uncharacterized protein KIAA1522 homolog isoform X2 — encoded protein: MSGRESVGDLIPQDVAEVFAHERQTKGVRRKKRGGSLGRAFSWFKGKKKKEVNANGQIQDFHSVGPKTAVPKQEDEGTHVPSHIQENVFIEGSRPKYLEDLHTEAQEGLKLQQQEETNNGVDYQDDQSIASTVTRQPDETESDSYRERRGSLSDSTILDTMSQVSTRSAVSTQSSRSGLTRQASTFRPLKSEKKPEKAKARRRHRRTTVMGIPQHIQRELGLDRASWAARQVIDEDGLHNGESLDIHTIGGPHLADSQEGVRIYLQSVKGLQPVSEDQVQKFPSRASHTDDLALLQRMGPQLCGLKRPNSLAVPWMTTASGLLHHPPSPVMSMSPQATYMSKIIPNAVLPPSIDVVEISHNRSRSSVRTVSKSRLLLASPASSRASSRASAMSSTSRYNPPHFSDSSGWSHSESSETLVSDSSTVSSNSTTRQGGDGEGSSREMALDRESIHSSVSKASRTSTIKGKGKARGDDGKQEGPFIRSLSVMKSKRAPAPPSRSYSLHKDKMKRRSRDLTDIRVAALPQSSPVRGGEAKAVSAGETGSSPMPSSNKSSPGYTADTSSLDESSGSVTTNSFNTRQQAAREEERNEQPGSTGFSPQKQTPQENILKKTVSPSSGYPSPGGMPTLPSEQTHNSSPGNKRGILAKLASIFPKAPSPSPVIQPQASDSSKTPRPSPPVDTVTSSPSVMALRELFNIPPPPKVCAPSPPPPEVWAHNKRTFELLLGPPAPNNTDTVVRKNPKDRRQQMQSPSTSREASVKNVSPERRGEESAPEQEAGGVLERVTEPLSKEQTGNPAALTSVSGRGQESPKVQEKDGLSPVVIEVGDKGPTQIEPSEGMKRNSEVSQKVEQERVQGSQLVVEPEKVKVSQMIGKLEKVQASRLVNEKSVNASVAPGRGLGKVKPEIQTPATEKRTESQLKMDTLSMLSPALARISPSPSPPPAHYPPLPPSKQTTPVTILGVPSDSTPAPELPLVYPTEESFWPPPPPPMDLATLGDELDLPLPPPPSGCEEGVMTEPVPPVSEGTVGAPNPARPAPQEVSSVPQGIPQPSPGITECQNQEKSLSKSSPTPPEEAPTPVVTPSLLQMVKLRSVNNGNQGLKKDQSQGQNHTEVTLRAKQPSNGEAPQKPIRRSLIMTAPPPTVTSPPTTVVSQLSTATVPEAALTSATVPEAALTSAPTTTTTKFQPSIVNLPSKSSTVTSPTSKSPPASATMRMQEAIRLRTETRSKEGPPSHLSLHSPTSPTGLKFPSSTASFIPSSTASFIFAKSTKKVVIETLSTPEAQANLTKNLVAELSSMSNPAKSTETQEVAGKVPPPVARKPRLKVTDAEPSVETEHVQTAGQEAQPADNTEDAPEAPNGTAVSFEVSPPST